CGTTGTTCATTGTTATGCTTTACttacaattaattgttttttatttagtaaatctaCTTAAACTACTGGCGGCTATCTTCAAGAACAAAGAAGTGCAGTATCTCTGAGTGTACTATGCGTGTTTTATCTTAGCGGGGGTTTTATATAATCTTAACGCGCATTTTCCCGCAGCAcacaatattttgattacaacttattttttattaccaacAAACCACTTTGTAAAGGAAACAGGTGGACACTTACCAGAAAAATATGCCGAGAACCAGAGCAACAGTGTGTGTGAGGGTGGTACTTCTGTAAGTAGCTTTCGTCATGACGTCTTCCATGCAGTGAGGACATCGCATCCCGACAGGTTCTGAACCCACTTGTAAGAGGTCCATTTCAATACACACAGCATTCTCCGTGCTTTGACCTATCTGACGGTATGCGTTGGAATCCACTAAAACAAAAGCGAGATACGAAGTTGAGTGTACTATTGCACCTTGTTGCAAAAGCGATCACCACGTAGGTACAGTCAATTAACAAACTTCTATCACTTCCGTATTAGATATTGCATTTAACTGCATTAAGATGGCAGGCAAAATCTTACTGATCTGATATTAAAACCCAGGATAGTTTGGGAATGGAATTTATTCTATGGAGAATTCGTAGTGTGTTCGGCAAGTTCCTAAACttaacacatttaaaaacatatcaGCAAATCGAgaaatttttatgaattttctgGTATAGACACTGACTATAAAACTGGTATGGAATTAGTATAAGGTTCAATTCCTATAATCAAATTATGCATTGAACCACCTGGTCCCGCATTTGTCACAATGCCAGTATACTTATATCTTattaatcttaaattattaaagTGTATAATATAATGAGGATAATAGTTAATAAAAAGTGTTAGGATAATATAGTATTCTAGATCCACATAACTTACTTGTTTACAAAATCCGCCGGACGAGATAACACTTGAGTGTCACTAGTTCTGATAAATCAAGTAAATACAATAATCACTTAGACCAGCTATAATATTAACACCAAGTATGAATATAAATGACACTAAACTTTCTTTGTCCAGTTTTGTTTTTCGAATTTCTGGTATAATTATATCTGATACAAATTCAACTTGTGAAATAACTCGCGATTACTAGGTACCCTAGTTGTTAGCTGCCGCATTGATAATCGTGAAATGCCGATATCTATTAGTTATCGTAAAGATAATACCTACTTAGGTAGGTGCCATATATCAAATAGGTCATTCTATATAAATGAAATGTAGTGAACACGACACAATGCTTTTCTagatcttttaaatattattttaaagtaattaggAGCTAGTGTTATGAATAGGTTGAATCGTTACctattcattttaaatagcCGGTCGGTACTTacatagtgtttttttttcatatataacatatttattgtatacctgtattaaaaaaaatcttataagcAATTTGTAGTATTGTAGTATAGGTATATTAAAACACGTTGAAAACTTTCATTAACGTTAAAACACATAACGATCTCAAaagatatttattcaaatatttaaaaaaaatcctatcaGCTGTCAAGTTTgaagtttgacattttgacattgacaCTTGTGTACTCGTGATGCGGCTTCGTCATATcagatacaaaaataacaacattttaatgaattagGACAACTAAAACCTGctgaattaatgttataaactttAATCATTTCTTTATGTTAAGTGTACAGTAAGATAATGTATTAAATTCTCATAAAACTTAAGTTATAACCAGCAGAATGGATGTAGATTTGCTAAGACCAGGCACTGTGCCTATATCTCCAGATACTATATTATGGTTTGAGTTTCTTCTAGACCCTAACCTTTTAAAGAAACATCTGAGTAAACCAAATCCAGGTAAGGGGacttttatgtattaaaaataatcaaaactatCCTTTATTACTACAGCCTGTTTCCCATTCAATAAGGATTGACAAACTTAATAgatgaaatatttacaaatcaagCTATACAATGCAAATCCTGTATAATTATGTAGTGAAACTGGTCTGCATCAATAAATTTTTACTTATGATTATACATAATCAAACACTCaggttaattttgtattgtctCATTCCCAGAGCCAACGGCCTGTGAACTGATAGAGGAGTTTGTATCAGTGGACACAAAGAATGTGAACTCAAAGCCTACAAGTGAACGTGTGGTTGATGTGGATGCTCCACCTACACCTCCCACAGCCACCACACCTGCACCCGCACAGTTTACGAGAAAACAGCTGGCTCTGAAGATCCTTGCACTAAAAGTAGCTGCCACATTACACTGGAATTTAGGTAAGTTTATATCTAATTTAACTGtgatatttagtttaatttacttAGTTACAAATCCATTCTGTATTGAAATGTGTCTTTTTgtgtacttaaaaataatggtACCAATCGCCTACCAAGTTATTAAGTGTAGTGATGTTACAGTGCACACTACATAGTCTAAAGATATTACAAACCCCATATACAGTACATGGTCTGaaagtattaaatgtaaaatgcatTAGTgcatttaatgattattttaaaaactcattattataaagaaaagtaTATCGAACTGTTTAAAACAGTGGTCTTCAATAAGTCACATATATAGAAAGAGATATTGATGTGTTAAAAACACTTTCTAACCTAATCTTAGTCTTCTTaaggttatttttaaacaaatgtgaATGATTACAGATGTATTTGAGAGTAAGCTGCCTCCTCAGATCCAGCAGCAATTGATGCAGGATCTTGTGTACATGACCACTGATGCTGCATTTGCTGTACCACCACAGGTAATATACACTGAAATTATTAACTTAACAGTAGCCTACCAATTGGTAACATGCCCAGTACATGGTAATCGGCCCCCTTTATATTTCAGAACTAAGATTGTGAATGATGAAATCATagtgtattaaatacatttctgCCTTTAACTGGCGGTGTAACAAGCATAAAGTtatagaaaaaagtaaaataaataaaagtttatttaaacagatcatgctaaatataattttatggcaaaatgtatttattataatgaaatattttttctgtgttGTTTGTAGGAAGTGCCTGTAGAGTTGCTGCAGCAACCTCAAGTACAATTCGCATTGGTTTTATACCACAGATGGGTCGTCAGGTTCCCAGTCAAAGCTGCACTCCATgcaaaatctaataaaatgtcATATATTCACATGTAAGTATCTAGCACATTAAAGAGATATATTGTAGTTCACAGTTTTCACAGGATCTTTTTGCAGAATTCATTTTGCAACATTCCATTTTTTTTGTCGCAGACCTGGCATGCAACTGGATAGCGCATATAGTCCAATGAACCAGAACTTTGAGAAGATATTACGCATGTGTGATGCCTCCCGTATGCAAAGTATTATGTTCTTAGACGAAATATTATCGTTCTATGAACCAACATCAAGTACTGGCAGGAAAGAATCTAAAAAGATAAAAGTGCCTGTCATGGAGGCTTTTGTACATTTAACTGAAGATACATGTGATATGAATCATAATTGGAATGCTGGCGATATTGTAATCAGTCAGCACGAGCTCGCGATGCAAATACATTTCGATCTTTGTTACAATTACTTTTTCTATGGACAGCATAATTTGGCCAAAAAGCACATACTAGGGTGCAGAGAAAACTCGAATTTGTTGGAAAGAGAAATTGCTATTTATGGTTATGGGAGCCATAAAACCATGCCGTGGGGTGAATTTTACTACGCCAGTATGACGAAGGACGAAATACTCGGGTATATCAGAGCATTGAATTTAGGTTACGAGGTACTGAACGAGGATCCGACTTTGCTGCAAAAGCTTCAAGACTCTATTGCTAACCATTATACTGGAATTATAGCTGTCCTACAGGCTGATAACTTGGCGAGGGAGATTCCCATGGTTCACAGACAAGTGGTGGAGTTAGATATACAAGGGTCTGCTTCTAGTGGAGCATTTACAGTCGCTCGAGATCTTCTCAACCGAGTATCTGCTCTAAACGCAGTAAGGTACGCCTTAGAAGGTGGTCTGCCATCAACTCACCCCGAATTcctaaacaaattcaaaacagttGGTATAAAATTCTTCGACCTTCTTTTCTGGGCGCTCGCTCCTGTTTTAACATCTGATCTATCTGAAACTGACTGGGAGAACTTAAGAACATTCTTCCTACATCTGGCCACGTCTCAATGTAGATTACCCATCGATAGAATTGACGAATATCTCAAGAAACACGTTGGAGAGCCAGCTGAGAACATTAGAAAGAAGTTGATATCTGATGAGAATTTGAACATAATCATCAACGATCCCGTGAACATCGATGATGAGAACATGGACATTCCGCGGGAGTTGCTGATCGATGATTGGGAGACACCAGACTTTGAGTACAACTCTGTGCCCGAGTTGGAAATGGGTAAACTGAAGAAACGACTAATAGAGGCATCGACTGCTGACGATGTCCGAATGTGTTTGGTGAAGCTGGCGAATATGGCGCCTCAGTCATTGTTGTGGAAGTTAAGTCCTTCGTGGAAACCAGCTGGAGAGTTGTGCAACGCTTTAGTGTCACTACCAAGGGGATTTTTACAAGACTTTGGTTACGTAGTGTCTGGTGCGGCTCGTTCAAGAGCTGAAGCTGGATGTGCCCGCGTCGCCTTGTCACTGCTTTCTGTATTAGAAGGTGAAGCTCGCAGTCAGCTCGGTGCGGGCAATGACCCCAACTTGTATAGACTGTGCCGCCATCTATCATGGGAGGTGCTTTTCTTACAAATCAATGTGATGCTTAGTGAATGGCCGCACCACAGACTGAACCTGACAGCTTTGGCGAATAAGTGCAAAGCGTGTATCGCTGCCGTCAATGCTGGAGACGGCGTAGTACCGCGACCACAGGTAAAAATACCCTATTGATTCTCGTAGTTTTTTTTTCCGCATACTTAGTTTTCGTACTTTTAAGTATCAGAAATAGTCAATTTTGAACACTGTATCAAACTTTCCAACagtttttatatcattaaacGCTTTTGCTGCTTACAAAGATAGTTTTTTGTTGGTGTTTATAACCtgaatgtttattttcagataataGAAGCATGTTGGATCTGCCTGGTGAACGCGTGTGAATGGGAAGGCGTGGGAGTAACGACGGGTCCGGGAGAGATTGCCGCCGCGCTTTGTGCAGCGTGCTTTGAGCTACAGAGAGGAAAAGCTACAAGGAAGTTCCCACGACCATTGTGGGATTATGGTATGGAATTTACGcttcgaataatatttttacccaAATACCTTTTAATTAGACAGTATGACATGACTAGATTGAACGCGATAAaggtaaatgattttattatcattaaactGCAATTACAAGgttaatgaaaagtaaaacgACTATCAATACGTTCAGGAGTCGCATTAAAAATTTGATCTAATTTTCATAGAATACTAAAATACCTGTTCATTTTCCAGCATTATCAATATACAGTAACGGCGCAACAGGGCCAGTGAAACGTTCAGCGGGAGGTTTACCAACACACTCTCGTGATGTAGACCGAGCCTCCACTGAAGCGAGAAATGCTTTCAACGCCTTCCTATCAACACTTCGTGAACCTCTCGCAGTGAGCGTGATGCTCTCCCTCCTCGCTCGAATACATAACTTTTTAGTGGACGATAGTTCGCTAGAACTAGTTGTTGAATACACCAACCTATGGCCTTCAAACTTATCCAATATGAACAACTACAACGCTAAATTCGTGCTTGAATCTCTCACTGATCTACTTGAAAGGAGTCTGAAGTTGTACCCGTATAATACTTCATGGTAAGTCAATGTTTATGTAGCTATAGATGGACttgtattttacttaatttacgTAAGGCGTAACGCTACTAAAAATAACGTTCTGATGTACTAAATAACATTTGATGACGTTGtgtacaataacaaaacaagtaaCACTGCATTTGCACACAATGCAATGCATATATGGATGCAATACGGTTATGTCGTTTTGTAGTTTGTGACCAGAATATGGAGTGTCAAGactcaacaaataaattaattccaagagttttaagtttgtttatattggcgcatacatatattatattgttacattGTCAAAGAAGATCTGGTGACTGATCATAATCGACGATATTGAGTAACATCGATGTTATCTTGCttcatatttacttttaatgagGTTACAACTGTAAATACGCACACGTACACATGCGTGCACGCACAAGTTCACGTACACATTGTTTACAGTTTCTTTAGTGCGAATCTCCACATTACtcgaagaaaatagttcttacaaaaTACGCTAGGGACGCTGCAGTTTTTCATAGAATACTTATGTATAGCTAGTCGGTTTTCGATAGTCGACAGGTTATAATTTGATATAACGTCTCAGGTTGCGTCTATACGGCGACGTGGAGATGGTGGAGGGGCGGTGGGGCGCGGCGCTGCGGCGCTACCtgtgcggcgcggcggcgggctcGTGGCTGTTCCAGAAGCGCGCGCCCGACGAGCCCGGCGTCatgcgccgcgccgcgcgctgcTGCCAGGCGCTCGCCGCGCCCACGCAGGCCGCCGCGCTCTGCCAGCTGCCCGACGACCCCGACTACACCACCGCCTTCAAGTGTCTCGCAGAAAAGGTAACATTATCTCctaaaataggtaaatatagTAGAAACTCTTGATTCTATGGAGTAGATACTGAAATAGACAAGCAGATGCAAACAAGTTTTTGTGTTTTCAATCCTTTAGTGATTTATACACCGATGTCAACGCATGAAAATGTGAGGATAAGATGCGAAAGCGTCGTAGATattttgacgcataatataagtacaagttCGCACGACCAATTAACATAATGCATCGAACAGCCCTCAGATTGAAAGTTAAAAGCAGCCGCGTATGATGCGCACTGAATCTGAGTATTTACAGTGATTTACAAGTCATTGTTCCTTTCAGACGGGCAACGCTGCAGATGCAATGGACGCATATTACGGTTGCATATGGGACGGCACATTGCTGGAAGTGGCAGTAGCATTACACGCGCGGCGCGGGGAGGGGGGTCGACGGGCGCGGGCGGTGCGGGCGGCGGGGGCACTCGAACTTAACGCCAACAACAGTGACGACATACAGCGAGAGGCCGCCGCGATACGAAGGGGCAGGCTCCTTCGCGCACTTACTAATCAATATGTAGCGTGAGCTATCCTCAGACACGTACGGCCAGGTTCAATATCGTATAGTCAGTAAGGAGTATACCTACTGTTGTTAACAGGCATCCTCTGTTAGTAGAGATGTCCCTTACTGGCGATAGATTATTGAAACCCGTCGATGTATTAAGTGAAATAGGGGTCCAGATCTACTGGACATAGTACCCTAGAAGATCTATTGTGACGTCGTTTACTTTTTTACTGTCTTAAGTATTTGCGGCCTTATTCTGACATTTTAAGGGTCTCTGGCAATACACACTATCACTTGTTTTTAATACtagttaagtaggtacttgtGATACGACTGGTTCAGTgtaatatatgaaattatacttaattatgaattaaaactGTGGTTTTATTGTATGCTCTTTtcgcaaataataattaatcttacTTCTAATGGCAAtagttaactatttattttagccTACAAATAACACATCTTAGACACAGCCTTAGATAAAATGttataggaaaataaaattaaataaaacaaagtaatttataaaaattttcttgttctaaatagtataaaattcacaaatatacataaaactgaTGGATTTCCCCCTTATCGTTagtcttttttttctttagtcatTATTTTAGGTCAAACCTATTCGTAACACCGTATGGCACATTTTAAGTGTCGCATCATGGTTGTATCATATAACATCAATTAGGCAGGAGTGTTGCCACTTAACTTTAATAGAATGTTGccaaaatacaattaatatttcataatttcataataaattatataatctacgcctatatataatataatattgtaataatcttTTATTGATTAACAACCAACAACTTAAACTAAACATCTCTTACGTTCAGTACGTTATAATGCCATTTAGTACCTAGGTGAGTGTTACTTGACGTATGTTCCAAGATACCGCTGGCAGGCGGGGCAGTAGTGGTCGGTATTCTTTGCTGATTCAGCGCCATACGGAACACAGCAGAGGCAACtggaaatattaatacatttgttaCCTAAAAGGCATTTGGTCAATTGAGACAAACTTATAAAGATTCTGGTTACAAAGGACAAATAAGTTTACAGACgtactttgaattttattaatactcgtgttcatcactcCAAAAGTCATTCAATTTTGGTTACCTACAATATCACCCACTCTACAATTCGCACATTCCATTTGATTTTTCAAAcctatacctaatattttttaccgGTTTAAACGTTTTGACTACGACCGGTCCGAATGACTTATCACAATAATTGCACCTCGTGATTAAATCGTGACGCAGAATCCCAAATATGACCTAACTTTGAATGTCATGTAATATAAGATTCTTCTGATGTTAAAAATTGATTAGGTACACCTACTATTATTGAAAGCTTTATACATACTTTAGCTacgaattattttaagaaaacagACTAGGCATAGCACTCGGTAAATAACTAGTGTGCCATAATATAGCCGCTAGACCCTGCGATAAAAAAATCCAGAATATTTGGGGGAGAAGTGGTAATGGAATGGAACGAATGGTCGTCATCGTTGATCTCTATCAGACGTTCACCCGCACTTTCCGATTTATACTCAGACACTTTAAGCAACTTTGAGGATAGAAGGACTTTTAGtcgtaaaagttgtttttttttaccatatcATGCCCCACAAAGCTGCAGCCATGTGAGTCCGTGAAGTGGTTGTGTATTTGACAGCAGTCTTGATAGAAGCGCGGCAGAACTGACACGTCGTTATTGTGTTCTCGGGACCCAACAAATTCtgtaacatataaaaataaaaacataaataaacatcacaGACAATTTAAGGCTTGTTCAAACCTAGCTAGCTTACAAACTCTCGTATGTTATGAaagatgttattatttaatctacCGAAgtgaaagaatattatttttgactttatCTTTTACAACTTGTTGTGCAAATTGGTGCCAAAGTAGTAAGTGATCCTCATTACATATCGAATACGGCACTCGCTATTAGTCAATGTGGTTAGAATTATGTACtgtgtatgtaataataatatacctataaattGTAA
Above is a window of Anticarsia gemmatalis isolate Benzon Research Colony breed Stoneville strain chromosome 2, ilAntGemm2 primary, whole genome shotgun sequence DNA encoding:
- the LOC142982850 gene encoding lipopolysaccharide-induced tumor necrosis factor-alpha factor homolog, whose translation is MDSNAYRQIGQSTENAVCIEMDLLQVGSEPVGMRCPHCMEDVMTKATYRSTTLTHTVALVLGIFFWWLCCCIIPYVTKRWRNVEHYCPNCRRYLGMYSRSTIL
- the IntS8 gene encoding integrator complex subunit 8; its protein translation is MDVDLLRPGTVPISPDTILWFEFLLDPNLLKKHLSKPNPEPTACELIEEFVSVDTKNVNSKPTSERVVDVDAPPTPPTATTPAPAQFTRKQLALKILALKVAATLHWNLDVFESKLPPQIQQQLMQDLVYMTTDAAFAVPPQEVPVELLQQPQVQFALVLYHRWVVRFPVKAALHAKSNKMSYIHIPGMQLDSAYSPMNQNFEKILRMCDASRMQSIMFLDEILSFYEPTSSTGRKESKKIKVPVMEAFVHLTEDTCDMNHNWNAGDIVISQHELAMQIHFDLCYNYFFYGQHNLAKKHILGCRENSNLLEREIAIYGYGSHKTMPWGEFYYASMTKDEILGYIRALNLGYEVLNEDPTLLQKLQDSIANHYTGIIAVLQADNLAREIPMVHRQVVELDIQGSASSGAFTVARDLLNRVSALNAVRYALEGGLPSTHPEFLNKFKTVGIKFFDLLFWALAPVLTSDLSETDWENLRTFFLHLATSQCRLPIDRIDEYLKKHVGEPAENIRKKLISDENLNIIINDPVNIDDENMDIPRELLIDDWETPDFEYNSVPELEMGKLKKRLIEASTADDVRMCLVKLANMAPQSLLWKLSPSWKPAGELCNALVSLPRGFLQDFGYVVSGAARSRAEAGCARVALSLLSVLEGEARSQLGAGNDPNLYRLCRHLSWEVLFLQINVMLSEWPHHRLNLTALANKCKACIAAVNAGDGVVPRPQIIEACWICLVNACEWEGVGVTTGPGEIAAALCAACFELQRGKATRKFPRPLWDYALSIYSNGATGPVKRSAGGLPTHSRDVDRASTEARNAFNAFLSTLREPLAVSVMLSLLARIHNFLVDDSSLELVVEYTNLWPSNLSNMNNYNAKFVLESLTDLLERSLKLYPYNTSWLRLYGDVEMVEGRWGAALRRYLCGAAAGSWLFQKRAPDEPGVMRRAARCCQALAAPTQAAALCQLPDDPDYTTAFKCLAEKTGNAADAMDAYYGCIWDGTLLEVAVALHARRGEGGRRARAVRAAGALELNANNSDDIQREAAAIRRGRLLRALTNQYVA
- the LOC142982867 gene encoding lipopolysaccharide-induced tumor necrosis factor-alpha factor homolog isoform X2 yields the protein MDHDGIKLCPTENIQAQYKRTQVLQATAPVGMLPAESNDNRNAFQQQQMNLLGPENTITTCQFCRASIKTAVKYTTTSRTHMAAALWGMICCLCCVPYGAESAKNTDHYCPACQRYLGTYVK
- the LOC142982867 gene encoding uncharacterized protein LOC142982867 isoform X1, which encodes MYGDEDFSYNMDHDGIKLCPTENIQAQYKRTQVLQATAPVGMLPAESNDNRNAFQQQQMNLLGPENTITTCQFCRASIKTAVKYTTTSRTHMAAALWGMICCLCCVPYGAESAKNTDHYCPACQRYLGTYVK